A window from Leptospira meyeri encodes these proteins:
- a CDS encoding acyl-CoA dehydrogenase family protein has translation MTATAVKLEKSQAEKALSAQAALLNDVTKRLAQKNSDNGKVSVSKMDKTQHVFYQLAWMTAQQRVAENFIVYAWDASKGTGEMEQKMALTFVAETVSNIRSELAARPAEYELTYQELFSKLFSEEINAYVEAASKMENYEAIVDKIVDLGHFGAYGLSEDHENFRGIFKDFAENVVVPHAEHVHRHDDLIPQEIINGLKDMGCFGLCIPEQFGGIQPDDRPDNISMLVVTEELSRGSLGAAGSLITRPEIMSKALLKGGTEEQKNKWLPLLASGEKFAGIMVTEPNYGSDVAGVSVTAKEVDGGFVINGVKTWCTFAGYANLLLILCRTESDPSLKHRGLSILLAEKPSFDGHEFSYKQDGGGTIQGKAIGTIGYRGMHSYEVSFEDYFVPKENLLGGDAGRGKGFYFQMEGFAGGRIQTAARANGVMQAALEAALRYSQERKVFAKPIYDYTLTKFKIAKMAMIVQATRQYTNYVATLLDNHKGQMEATLVKLYASKIAEWVTREAMQIHGGMGYAEEYPVSRYFVDARVFSIFEGAEEVMALRVVAKDLLDQALAS, from the coding sequence GAGAAGGCTCTTAGTGCTCAAGCCGCCCTCCTCAATGATGTAACCAAACGACTCGCTCAGAAAAATTCCGATAACGGCAAAGTATCCGTAAGCAAAATGGACAAAACGCAACATGTGTTTTACCAATTGGCTTGGATGACAGCTCAACAACGTGTTGCTGAGAACTTTATCGTTTATGCTTGGGATGCTTCCAAGGGAACTGGCGAAATGGAACAGAAGATGGCTCTTACTTTTGTGGCTGAAACTGTATCCAATATTCGTTCTGAACTCGCAGCTCGCCCTGCCGAGTATGAACTGACTTACCAAGAACTATTTTCCAAACTTTTTTCTGAAGAGATCAACGCTTATGTAGAAGCAGCATCAAAAATGGAAAACTACGAAGCCATCGTAGATAAGATCGTTGATCTAGGGCATTTCGGCGCTTACGGCCTTTCCGAAGACCATGAAAACTTCCGTGGAATCTTTAAAGATTTTGCTGAAAACGTAGTAGTTCCACATGCAGAACATGTCCACAGACATGATGACCTCATCCCACAAGAAATCATCAATGGTTTAAAAGACATGGGCTGTTTTGGACTTTGTATTCCAGAACAATTTGGTGGAATCCAACCAGATGATCGTCCAGATAACATTTCCATGTTAGTGGTAACGGAAGAACTTTCCCGTGGATCACTCGGTGCTGCAGGATCACTTATCACAAGACCTGAAATTATGTCGAAGGCCCTCCTCAAAGGGGGAACCGAAGAACAAAAAAACAAATGGTTACCACTCCTTGCATCTGGTGAAAAATTTGCAGGAATTATGGTAACAGAACCTAACTACGGTTCGGATGTTGCTGGAGTTTCCGTAACAGCAAAAGAAGTAGATGGTGGATTTGTCATCAACGGTGTAAAAACTTGGTGCACATTCGCAGGTTATGCGAATCTTCTTCTCATCCTTTGTCGTACAGAGTCCGATCCAAGTCTCAAACATAGAGGTCTTTCCATCCTACTTGCGGAAAAACCATCCTTTGATGGCCATGAATTCAGTTACAAACAAGACGGTGGCGGAACCATACAAGGAAAAGCAATCGGAACCATTGGTTACCGAGGAATGCATTCTTACGAAGTATCTTTCGAAGATTATTTTGTTCCGAAAGAAAACCTACTTGGTGGAGATGCAGGACGCGGAAAAGGATTCTATTTCCAAATGGAAGGATTTGCTGGTGGACGTATCCAAACAGCAGCTCGTGCCAACGGTGTGATGCAAGCCGCTCTCGAAGCTGCTCTTCGTTACTCGCAAGAACGTAAAGTATTCGCAAAACCAATTTACGATTATACTTTAACTAAGTTCAAAATTGCGAAGATGGCAATGATTGTGCAAGCAACTCGCCAATACACAAACTATGTAGCAACTCTACTCGATAACCACAAAGGCCAAATGGAAGCAACACTTGTAAAATTGTATGCATCTAAAATTGCTGAGTGGGTGACAAGAGAAGCAATGCAAATTCACGGTGGTATGGGTTATGCAGAAGAATACCCAGTATCACGTTATTTTGTGGATGCTCGTGTATTCTCTATCTTTGAAGGTGCGGAAGAAGTAATGGCTCTTCGTGTAGTTGCGAAGGATCTACTCGACCAAGCTCTTGCTTCTTAA